The DNA region TTTTATTGTTGGTTTAAACGAAGGAATTTTTCCAACAAGTCAAGCGATTAAAATGGGACATGATCAAATTGAAGAAGAGCGTCGAACGTTATATGTTGCGATTACAAGAGCAAAAGAATTACTATTTTTAAGTCATCCGGAAGGCTATTCATATATTACTGGAAATGAACGCTTTCCTTCCCGTTTTATCAAAGAATTAGATAGTGATTTTCATCAAAAGGTTACTAGTGAATTAATATTTAGTAAACCAAAATCTTTTTCTGGTCGTGATGGGGTAAAGACAAGTGGTGAAACAACAACATCTTTTCATTTAAATAAAAATCTTGAACCTTCTTTTCAATCTAACATGTGAAAAGTAAATGATAGTGTTAGTCATGATTTGTTTGGAATTGGTGTTGTTGTGAAAATTATTGCTCAAAATGTGCAAATTGTTTTTCCAAGCCCATATAATGTTAAAATCATCTCGGCGGATAGTCAGGCAATTAAGAAAATAAAATAATGGGGGTTGAACGAGATGAAAATTAAAAATTATAAGGAATTAGCAAAAATTGCCGGTTGTGGAGTTGGAACAATTTCTCGTTATTTTAGCGGGGGGTCAATTAGTGATGATATGCGCGAACGAATTAGTGCAATTTTACAACAAAATGATTTTTTATTTAAAAAAAATCAAGAGCAAATAAATGTTACATTATTAATTTTTGATAAAACATCAAAATGAACTTGTCAAATTATCCAGTTTTTAGCAAACAAATTAGCTAATGAAAACACTGTGGTCAATATTGTATTAGTTAATGAAGATAAAAACCTTTTTGATTTAAAATTGCAAACCTTGCAACAGCAATGAAACATGAAAATAATTATTTTTACTAGTTATTATGAAGATGTTTCAAATTTATTAAAAAAATATGAGAATAATGCAAATATCCTTGTTTTTGGACAGCAGAATAATAAGTTTCAAGCGTTGTATTTTAATTTTGAAAAAATAATGTATCAATTAGTAACAAGCACAGCTTTGCAAGCAAAAGCAATCTTGTATTTATCATTAGGAACAGAGTGAAAAACATTATATCGCGGATATTTTAAGGCGAGCAATGATTTAAACTTAATGACAAATTATCTTGTTTTAACTGGTGATGATTATGAGACAGATTTAACATTATTGACAAATACAATAATTGATAAACATATTGAAACAGTAATTTGTGTTGATGAAGAGAGTTATTTTCTTGTTAAAAGTATTAAAAAAATAGATTTAAAAATTATTAATGTTATTTTTGATCCTAATTTGGTAACTAATTATTTAATATCAAATCAAGCAATTAAAATTAATTTTAATTGAATCATTGAGCAGGTGATGACATTTCTAAGTTCAAGGATAATTTCAAATGAACAACAAGAAATTCCCATTGAAATTATTGTTTAAAAAGGTAAAATTGTTGAATGATAATATAGTTATTTTAATTTTTTTTGATATAATAATTGAGTATATTTTAAAGGAGGAAATTT from Spiroplasma sp. NBRC 100390 includes:
- a CDS encoding LacI family DNA-binding transcriptional regulator codes for the protein MKIKNYKELAKIAGCGVGTISRYFSGGSISDDMRERISAILQQNDFLFKKNQEQINVTLLIFDKTSKWTCQIIQFLANKLANENTVVNIVLVNEDKNLFDLKLQTLQQQWNMKIIIFTSYYEDVSNLLKKYENNANILVFGQQNNKFQALYFNFEKIMYQLVTSTALQAKAILYLSLGTEWKTLYRGYFKASNDLNLMTNYLVLTGDDYETDLTLLTNTIIDKHIETVICVDEESYFLVKSIKKIDLKIINVIFDPNLVTNYLISNQAIKINFNWIIEQVMTFLSSRIISNEQQEIPIEIIV